TCTTTTCTTTCTGCTTCATGTTTTCAGTCAATAAGGTGCCGATCAACTCCGACAATTCCTCAAGGGATGGACTTAGACCGATCTCTTCTCTCAGTGCACTCACCAGAGACACAATGCGGTCTTCAATGCTGGCATATCCAGTATCAAGGGCAAAGTTATTCTCCTTTTCCTTCCAGATTTCTCCTTCACCTTTCAGCAACCAATTGGCATTGATTGCTTCATATGCCATTAAAATTTTCTGTAGTACGTCGAAACTGGGTTTGCTTCTTCTTCCTTTGATGATGTTGTAGATCACAGGGCTCTTCACACCGATATTGTCCGCAAAAGAATTGGGATTCGTATGCAGCTCTCCAATTAAATCTGATATGCGATCATTAATTGCCATATGATACACCAAAAATAAAGAAGTTCTTTTGAAAAAAAGAAGGGTTACTTTTCGTAACCCTCCCTCATTAAGAACCAGCTATGGAAAATAGATACTCACTATCTATGATGCTAATTTACTATCATTTGATAGTACTCCAAAAGAAAATCGATCTTTTTTTATCGAAATTTATATCAATTGATAAAAAAAGGCCACACATGACGTGCAGCCTTATTTTCCACCGCTGATTCCTTAATGAGAATCGAATTCAAAGTAACGGATTTTCGCAAATTTTCAAAGACCCCAACGTTAATTATTATTTTGAAACTGAGCTCCCAGGTGAAACAAATGATACTTTTTATTAATTACTTTGTGCCTCATGAGCCGCAACAATGTGAAAAAGAACATCGTCTTCAGAAGAAGAATCTTTCTGGTATTGGGGTTGCTCTCTGTTTTTCTCCTCCTTCATTATTTCCTTTTTACCTACGGTTCAGCCATCTCAGGAGAGATTCTAAAAAAGTTAGTACTCGAGCAGAGTCAGGACACTTACGAGCTGGGCTATGACGAGGTGGACATCTCACTGGTCAACAAGCGACTGGACATCACCAACCTGACCCTGCTTCCAAACACCGAGAAGACACCTGATAGCCTAAGTCACCTCTACGAAGTACGGGTTCCGCATTTATCCATCACACTAACCTCTATTCTGGGCATTTACACCCGCAAAGAGCTCTTATTCAAAAATATAGCCATCACCAACCCGGCCATCAAAATGATTAGGATAAACCCGGGCAAAAAACGAGAGACGTTTTCGATGGAAACGGGTGATCTCTATCAGCTCATCAATAGTTACCTTTTGAAGTTTTCCATTGACAGCCTGGGGGTGAAAAGTGCGTCAGTTCACTATCAACCCCTTATGAAGGACCAATTTGGGATCCTGCTCAAAGACATTGATTTTCAGGTTCAGAGCCTGATGATTGATTCCACCAGAAGCAAAAACTTCCTCTTCACTGAAAACATCAACCTGATTTTAACCAATCAGCATTTCAATTTGGCAGACAGTCTTCATTACATCGCATTTGATGAATTTTCACTCTCTACCAGGTCACAGGACATTCTCTTTAAGAATCTCAGACTCAAGGAACGGGCAGATAGACCGGATGCTGAAATCCGCGGCCTCAACCACTATAACATTGAGTTTCCCGAGCTCAACTTTCGTGGGCTCAACTTCCCCAAAGCTTATCAGGACAACGAACTTTTCCTGGACTCCGTACGAATTGTCAAACCCACCATTTCGATCCGTAAAACCGGTTTCTCCGCCTCAGGAAATGACATCACCAACTTGGTCTATTCCATCTTCAATAAGATCAAGATCGGGAAGCTATACATTGATGATGCTGTCACCAGTATCACTATGGATATTGACAATAGCAATCATGCCATCAGATCCGGCAATAGTACCCTGGTCATAGATGAATTCATTCTTGACTCCACCAATGTTTTTGGACAAAACCATGCTTTCTTCTCCTCTCTGGAGATGCTCTCCCGGGATCACTCTTTCTTAATGCCAGACAGCAGCCACTTCATCAGTTTCAAAGACCTGTTTGTTTCCACCCGCGACTCCACATTGCGCGTAGACGGTATTTCTATCACGCCTTTGAAGGACCAAAAGGACCTTCCGTACTGGTTGGATGCCGACATCCCGACCATCGATCTCAATGGACTCGATTTTAACCGAATTTCTACCCAGGGAGTTCTAATGCTTCGGTCTGCCAAAATAGAAAGTCCGGAAATTAGCCTCAACATCAACCCGGCAATTCAAAAAGATCAAAAATCACAGCTCGGCACCTTTATCAAGCGCTTGATCGCAACATCTCTTGAAATCCCACAAGCCTCATTAAACCTCACCAGAGGCGATCAAAAATTGGGCGTGGATAACCTCAGCATCAACCTATCAGGCATCGACATCATTCCTGAATCCGTCAGAGACTTGCACTTACTGGACTACCTAAGAATCGACGGTCTGCAGTCTGGCCGCTTACTGTTCTCCCATGAGGACTTTGTGCTCTCCGTGGCAAAATCAGAAATCAATGAAAACCGTAAAAACATCAACCTGTCTGGGGTTTATTTCAAGCCAACCACCAGCGCCTATCCGCTGAAGGTTTCCGCCGCAGCACTCACCGGGTTTGACCTGTTTGCCTTCACCGAAAAAAAAGAAATTATTTTCAAAACGCTGAACCTCACAAGGCCTCAGATAGAACTTGATGTGGCCGCAACCCAAAAGAATAGTGATTTTTCACTACTACAGCGATTAGCATTCCGCCGCTTTTCTGTGACTGATGGTACGCTAAAAGTACACAACGGACCGAACGAAATTTCACACGCCCATGGAGTGACGGGCAACCTGAGTAAGTACAAATTCGATTCACTTACAGACGATTATTCTTTTGGAATTGGCCTCTCAATTGACTCAGCAGATCATCTCTTTGCCAGCTGGAACCATCGTCTCCAGGGGACCAAACTCAAACTTTCTCAATCTGGTACCATCCTGGATGCAGATTTTCTCAAACTCAATCCGATTGGGTCGACACAAGAAACCAGCCAGCACAGGATGGAAGGGCACCAGCTACATTTGGAGGGAATTGACTTTCAGAAACTCATCAATGAAAAGCAATTACATTTCTCAAAAGGAACGCTTAAGGACAGTGACCTGAACCTTAAAATCAGCGCGTTATCCCACTCTGAACAAGCCCTTTCCAACGACCTTCTAAAATTTGAATCATTCCTCTTCACGAATGGAAAACTCCAATTGACCCTTCCTGATGGCCAGTTGACCTTATCCGCTCCACAGTTCGATCTTTTGATTGAAGATTTGAGCCTCAACGCAGAAAACCAACCCCTTTTTGCAAGGAATTATACCTTTACCTCACGAAATGCCATAGTGAGCATTCCACAACTGGAAGACAACATCCGAATGAACGCTGTTTCCTTCCAAACTGAAACCGGTTATTTCAGATCCTCAGACCTTCACCTGAGTCAACCCCATTCATTTACGGCATTCATCCCTGATCTGAAACTGACGGGCTTCGACATCAATGAGTTCATTCAGAAAAAGACCATCAACATTGATACTTTCTCCATGAGCTCCCCCACCCTCACTTTGGGCAAAATGGCCAACGAAAATGATCCAAAACTACCCGACACCCGCGTCAGATTCACAAGCATCAGTGACGGTTCATTCGCCTTGCAGCACCCCAAAATAAGCCACCAGGACAGCCTGTACCTCCGTCATTTTTCTGTTACGGTTGATCGCCTTGATTATGCTCCCAGCAGAGCAATCAACTTGTCTAGTGATCTTTTTGAATCCATCGCTTTTTCAGGCGAATCCTTCGAATACACCCTTCCTGACAGCCTTTTCAGGGTGAAAATTAAGAATTACAGCTACGATCACGACCTGAAAAAAATTGACCTCAGAAACTTAAGGTATGAGCCCATCTTTAACAGGGGCGAGTTTCAAAACAAAATTGACTATCAGCAGGATTGGTTCAACGGCACGCTGACCCGCATGGAGTTGTTGGGTTTCGAAATGGACTCGCTTCTTTTCAAAGACAAACTTCAGGTCCGCGTGATCAACGTGGCTGGTCTGGACCTGGACACCCACAGGGACAAAAGGTTACCAAGAGAAGAAGGCCTCTATAAAGCGCTGCCACAAACCTCAATGCGATCCATACCCATGAGTGTCGCGATAGATACCATCAACATCGCCTCATCGTACGTATCACATTCTGAGTTCTCAGAGAATGGCGAGCTTCCGGGAATCATTTTTTTCAGAGACATCAGTGGCTCTCTGACCAACTTCACCAACGATCCGGCCAGAATTAGCAATCGTAAATTTATGATCTTCAAAACCAAAGGCACACTTATGAACAGTGGTGACTTCCTCTTTCAGGTGAAGTTCGATCTGGCCAGTGAACTTGACCTGTACACCGCCAGTGGTCGGGTAGGAAACATGGATCTGACAGAAATGAACCGGTTTCTTGAAAACACCGCATTCGTTCAAATCAGGGATGGAATGAGTAAATCGTTGACGTTTTCCTTTGAAGGGAATGAGGACTATGCCGTGGGTGAAATGCGCTTCTACTATGACAACCTCAAGTTGTCTGTATTGAACCACGAGACTCTTCAGACGAAGGGACTGGGTGTTTCGATGAAGTCATTTTTTGCCAATACTTTTGTGGTCAATACCAGAAATCCGCACTTTCTCTTTGTGCGGGAAGGAGATATTTTTCACGAAAGAGACCAATCCAAGTCGATCTTTAATTACTGGGGCAAAGCCATGCTCAGCGGGGTAGTCAGCAGCATAGGCGCCACCAACAACAAGAAGGAAATCAGGCAGAAGAATGAAGAGATCCGCGAAAAACTGGAAAAGAGTACAAACTAGTCGCTAGCCAACGAAACCATTCTTCTTATGCGTACCATCACAGAATGGTTTGTTGGAAGATCCTCCACATCGACAAAAAGCAGTCACCTTGTTTTTAGTAGCTTCAGTCCCATCGGTCAACTTCACTTTCAGGTTTCCATAAACCATCAGTGGGCCATTGGGGATTACTTCTACGATCTGCTCTTCATTGATCACCTCACGAGCCACGGGCTTACCGTCTGCATTGAGATAGTAAGACAAAGCACCAGATGGACACTTACTCACTTGCTCCACTATTTTGTCAGTGGGAGCTCCCTGAGCATTGATCCAGGGTCGGTTTTTGGGATTAAAAACTTCCGAAAGGCCGTGAAAACATCTTTCGGAATGAATGCATAAATCCGACTTCCAAACTACTGTTACTTCTCCGTTTGTATATTCTTTAGTTGCCATGTCAGTGAATATAACAACTATCTCACAAAGTCTTTCTTACTCGACTCATCAATCACCCCATGATATGCAGGATGCCTTTTCAGATAAGCTATTACCAGCGGACATAGCGGAACTACTTTCAGTTCGTTTTGTACTACAAAATCCAATGCCTCTTTCACTAATTGCTGTCCAACACCCTCATTCTGTATGGCTTCCGGCACCTCCGTGTGAACCAGGTAAATCCTTTTAGAACCCTTGTTTTGCTTATAAAGTAACAAAGCAGTGTGTCCCTTGTGATTGAGCTCAAACTGGCTCTTTTCCACATTCTGATGCATCGGTTCAAAGGACATCTTTCAAGTCGGGTTTTTTATTGAAAACAGACCTGGCGAATGGACATAGTGGAATAATGGAAATCCCTTTCTCCCTGGCAAATGCAACGGCCTGCTCTACCAGTTGCAAGCCAACACCCATCCCTCGCAACTTATCTGATACTTCTGTATGATCAATGATAATGCGGTCATTACCGGCCCATGAGTAGGTCATTTCTGCTAGTCGGAGGCCCTCCTGCTCTACATAAAAGCTCCCCTTATGGCCTGTTTCTTCTTGTTTTACTTCCATTATTATGTATTTCGGGTGATTAGTTGATTGAGATAGTGGGGCGTTTCCACCTGGCTATTCCCATGATCCACTTCGGGAGCTCCGTACCCTGTCTGAAATGGTACAATCCCGGACCAGACGTTACTCTTTGAGGTATCCACTCCTACGCCCCCGCTTCTCATTTTGGCCAGCGACTTATCTATAGATAGTGCCAGCACTGTGGTAACGCCAAGTTCCTCCGAGGTGGGTTGAGGCAAATCACTCATCCTTCCGGGAATGTACTTATCAGTGTAGGCACTCAGCACCCGTGCTTTCTGCGCTTCGTCGTGTACTTTCCTTGCTTTGGAGTAAAGTACTGCTGAACGATAATTGACTGAATGATTGAAAGCTATAGGGGCCAGAACCAGGGCATCAAAAAGCATCACTGAGAGCGACACCTCATCTGACTCCAGAAGTTTGGTAATAAAATGGCTCTTCACCGAACCGTGAATGAATACTTCATCACCCAGCCTGCAAAATCCTGTGGGAATTTGGTGAGCCACCTGGCTATCTGCATAAGCCACCGTACAAAACAGCGCTTCATCCAAAATATTGTAAATCAGTTCTTTGTCTTCCGAGGTGCGATTGGGATATCTGGAAGTCCGTAAAGATTCTTTCATAGGGTTAATTTCAATTATTCGCTAAAAAATACCATGTCCACGCCTGAATTTTTCAGAGCACTGGCCATCTGCTTCACTTTGCTTCTACGGGATTTTCTCACATCCCGGATATAAATCTTAGCAATATGTTCAGGATATGTCAAAGCAACGGCCTGATAGATGTCGGGATCCTTCTGACCACTATCGCCAATCAGCGTAAATTTAGCCTCAGGATACACCTTTATCAGGGTCTCTATTTTTGATTTCTTATGAGAATGAGAACCACCACCACTGCGAAAAAGATCCAGAATACCACTCTTGATATCCTGAAGTAAAAACACTCCGGCTGGCAATTGTTTATCAGCCACAAAACTTTCCAGAAAGTCATAGAGATTCCATTCACTGCTACTCACGTAAAAAAACAGAGGTTCTGTCCTACCCTCCTTTAGTGAATCATAAAAATCCTTTACCCCATCAAACGCCTGTCGACTTTGATGATTTTTGGTCAGCAGAAGATAGAGTTTACGGATGAGGCTGGTGGAGTGAGACACCAAAATGGTATCATCAATATCTGAAACTATCACCTCGGCAGGTCTGTGCACTTCCAGCTTCAGGTGTTCGTATTCTGTTGGGAAATCTGCGAGCGCCACTGTCACCTCCAGGGTATCCACATCTCTTGGCGTAGATAGCTCAAATTGGAAAAAGCCCTTCCTGTCTGCGGTCACTTCCATGACCTTTCCGGCAAGGGTCAAAAAAACTTTCTCACCCGCAGATGGTTTTACGTGATACCTGCGATACATCTCCAGGGCATTTTTAAACGGATTTCTCGTTGGTCGATCTCGCTGATGAGACGGACTTTTCAAAACATGCCCCATTACAATCGTGAGATGGTCACTTGCGAAACTTTGGTAAACTTTTAGAAAGGGTACTGAATTGCGCATGAGAATCTATTATTCAAACATAAAAGATGAAAAAGCACCTTTTTGTTATCAACCCAGTATCCGGATCAGCCAATACACATGAACTTCTTCATGATATAGACCGTCACTTTTCAACCTCCCATACTGAATTCAAAATATTGCAGACCACCGGAAGTAATGACGCTGCTGCTATCCAACATGCACTAAATACTTACTGTCCGGATGTAGTGGGGGTAGCTGGGGGTGATGGCTCCATCAACATGGTAGCTCCATTACTTATCTCCACGGGGATACCACTGGGGATTATCCCCTCAGGATCCGCCAACGGACTGGCCGGGGAGTTTGGCATCTCCATGGACAATGCTCTTCAAAATATATTGAGTGAACGCACCAGTCACCTGGATGTAACACTCATCAATGACCGACACTATATGCTGCATATGGCAGACCTGGGGCTCAATGCTTCTCTGGTCAGGCGCTATGAGGAAGAAAACAGAAGCGGCTTTATGGGTTATGCTATCAGTGCTATTCAGGAGCTTCCTATGCTCCAGCGGCATTTCAGGGTGACCATTACCTCAGGTAACAGTAAAACCGCATTTGAAACCAACTTTCTTGTGATCGCCAATACCAGGATGTACGGAACAGGCTATGAAGTAAATCCGGTGGGCAAGTTTGATGATCAGCAGGTAGAACTCTGCATGATGAAACCGCTTTCAGCCGAACTTATGATCAACAACCTGTTCCTACAAAACCAACCTGACAGGGACTCTGAGCTTTTTGACATCTATTCTTACCAGGAAGTGCAGATCCAGTCAAGTACCCCGATTGACTTCCAGTCTGATGGGGAATACATTGGAGAACTTACAGACCTTCACATCAGGGTGCTACCAGACCAGCTCAGGATCGTCGTCCCTGATCAGTCCTGAATATTCAACGTCCAGGTGATGTCCACATCGGATTCACCATCGGTAGACTCAGAAGTCGCTGACTTTATTCCGGGTTGGTGCTTGAGCATCACCCGAAAAGTCCCCGATCCTGACTCTCCGGTAATCCAAGCGGTAATTAAGCCAATGGGGAGATTATCGACATCCTTATCCAGGTAATTAACCACATCGGCACGCTGATCCACATTACCATCTCCGGTAGGGCTCTCAAAAATTCCTTCTGAAAAACCAAAGAAGAACAAATGTTCGTCCCCCTCAGCCTCCACCTCTTCGGTAATGTCTTCATCACTGATGGTGTTCTCCAGCTTGATAAACAACTCATACTCTGTGGCAGGAGCCAGCACGATAGGCCCTGAAGGAGCGATATCTTCCGGTCCGTCACCATCAGGATCCAATGCCGTGACCACCACAGGGGCTCCCTCCGTAGGAGAAAAAATGAGTTGTACTTTGGTAATGATTTCTTCTTCGTTCTCTGCATCCGGTACATCCTTATCTGAACAACCTGTTGTCCAGGTAGTCAGAATGAGCAAGGCAAATGCGCTGAACCAATTGTTTCTAAGCATAGTTTTTCGATTTAATTTACTTAAGCAATAATATTGCATATTAACCATAAATGCAATTCTATTGCATTAATTAAATTCGATACCTGAGAGACAACTGGACGTTTCTGCCTGTTTGGTCTGCGAAGTACCGCAGCCTGTCGGTATACACCCTGTACCTCTTGTTCAATAAATTGGAAATCCGTGCACTCCACTCCCACTTCCCTACTGCGGCACTCCAGGACAAATTGGCCAGGAAATAGCCATCGGGAGCAGCCATAAAATCAAACATCTCGTTATTCTCCACAAAAAGGTCCTGACCCTCCGCTTCTGCTTCCAATATTTCCCTCACGGTAATTACTCTGGGTTCCTGAAAATACCTGAAAACGTAGGACAATCCCAGCGCCACTCTGGAGCTGGAAAGAAAGTCGGGTTTTCTTTCATAGTCCAACCCAACATCTACTCTGGCAGGAGGAATGTTGGTAAACGTTTCCCGCTCTTTCAAATTCATCGCCCATACATAACTGGATTTAGCTTCTATCTTCCAAAACTGAGTCAACTCCAGCCGGTAAGCCGCGTCCAACCCCCAAAACAACGCATCTCCCTGATCATAGATAAAATAAGGAAAAGCCCCCCGAACCGTATTGGTGATCCCTGCCGGACGAGTGTATATATAGTTTCGAATCACATTCGTATAAGCCGTGAGTTCCCAATGATTACCATCCTGCTCACCTTCCAGGGTATTGATCCACTTGATGCCTACTTCGGGTTTCACTGGTTTATCCTCCTCGGACAACACCTCGCTGACCGAAATTTTTCCCTCATTATCATAGGCGTATCGCCATAAGCCATACTCTATGGAAGCCTGATGTTTTCCGAAAATGTATAGTTCCGAAACGTTCGGTGGCCTCCAGGCTAAACCCACGTTTGACCTGAAATTCAGGTGATTTTTAAGGTTTTGTTTCAAACCTGCGGAACCAGTCAGCTGTGAGTAAGTCAGCTCGTTGCTGTAAATTTCGTTACTCGGAGCCCTCCCCCGCACTGAATTGTATTGAAAATCATATCTAAGCCCCAGCTCATAAGTGGTACTACCCGCTTCCAGTCGCTCCACGGCAAAAAGTCCGGCCCGCATAACATTGTAATTAGGCACAAAAGGAACCGTATTGGTGCCCGGCACATTGTTGTTATCCTGATAGAACCATTGCAATCCCATGTTTCCGTTGACATGGCCAAGATCAGGGTGATTCCAATCTACCTCAAAGGTTTGTGTAGCTAATTTCAGATCTACTGAAGGTATCTCGTTATTGGTACCCTTGCGCACATCGTATTCCTGACGATGATTCAGCTGATAAGCATATTGAAAAGATATATCCTGGTTGTCCCAGACATAGCCCCCTTTAAGCTTCATCAAGTCGTGAGTAACCTGCTGCCTGGGATTATTGAGGTCATATGAAAACGGACTGGTGCCAGGAGGAACTTCACTCTCCATGGCATTGGCCAGATCTTCCAGGCTTCCATTGACAGATCCCCGCAAGATTCCCAAACTCTGATAGAAGTGGCTATAGTAGCCTTCCAAATCAAAGCTATGTTTATGGTACCGCAACGACGATGCGTAGCTATATTCCTGCTTTCCTGTGTTGGTCAATACATAATCCGGAGTATGGAGGTCACCCTGCCCGACCATGGCGCCACTCACCGCTACCACCAGGTTATCACTTCCGTAACTCAATTGTAAATCGCCTTCCCCTGATCTGCCATTACTCTTGGCCACTACTCCAGCTGTGCCTTCAAAACCAGCTCCCAGCTCCAGTTTTGGTGGATTGACCAGAATCACACCCCCAAGGGCATCTGGCCCATACCGTACCGTTGCGGCACCCTTCACCACCTCCACCGAACCGGCCAGTGAAGGATCTATCTCAGGGGCATGTTCTATCCCCCAGTTCTGAAACTCATGCCGAACCCCATTATTAACAATCAACACCCGATTGCTGTGCAATCCATGGATAATAGGTTTCACAACATTTTGCCCTGTACTAATGGTGCTGATTCCCGTGATGCGGCCCGCTAGCTCACCGAGTGATTCGGATTGGGCCGCAGTGAAATCTTCACTGGAAAGCCGATCGATGCTAATGGTCTGTAGGCTCGTCTGGTTATAGATACCCTCTACAACCACACTTTCGAGCAAGTGATCGTCCGAAGCTAATAAAATGGTAGGGTGATCATGATAACTATCATGATGATGACTTGCTTCCTTGTATCCCACATGTGATACCACCAGGGTAAATTCCTTCTCGCACAAGCCCTTAATCTCAAAAATGCCCTGCGCATCCGTAATAGCACCTTTCCCGGGCTCTTCCTTTACGATCACCGTCACGTACGGAATGGGTTGCCTGGTATCGAGATCCAGCACCTGCCCCTGGATTTGATTGACACACAAATCCTGAGCCCAGGCAGACAGATTAACCCCAAAAACGAGAACAATAAATAACTTAAGCCTCACCGCAGGACTTGCATATGCCGTTCAAAATGAGATTTGCCTCCTGTATCTGGTAACCTGGGAGTTCTATCACAGGCAGATGCTCATCCACACACTCGATCTTCCCACACTCATTGCATTTGAAGTGCATGTGATTGTGATGATGGTGATCGGAGCTACAGGTATCATAGCACACCCCGAAGGTGGCGAAACCACTGTCATCAGGAATCTTGTGCAAAACTCCGTTTTCGGTGAACGAATTCAGTGTGCGATAAAGTGTTACCCGATCGTAAGTTGAAAACTTTTCCTCCAGGTCCTTAAAGGAGAGTGCTTTCTTATGGGTAAGAAAGTGCTCCAACACGTCCATCCGTGAGTCTGTGACCCGGAGTTTATGATTCTTTAAAATTTGCTTGAGTTCGCTATATTTCATTCCATTGCAAAAGTAAGTCTTATGCAATAGTGTTGCAAACTTTTAATCAATAGTGATGCGTCTTCGCAAAACTACGTTGGTACTTTTTTGACTGCTTCCCCTTTTTCTTGTCTAAATCTCTGGAGTGCTGGAGGTCAGTCCATGAATAATTCTTGGCATTCGTGGCGGTGCAGGAACTAAGTGAGGCCAAAATAGTCAAGCAAATGATGGCAATAAGAATACGTGTAAAAAAAGACATAGCTGGTTTATTTATAATTATATAAAGATTTTTTATACCTTTTTTAATACCACGAACTGATTAAAAGTAACCTCGTGAGTGGGAAAAGGTGTAGCTCACACGCTTTACTGAATTAATGGATATTTTTTTCTGGCATCCCTTTTTATGGAGGCAAAAAATTCTATATTTGCATCCTGATTTTGAGCAGGGAAGCAGTTCCGGCGCATAATCGGAGCAAAACTGTTCGGGGCGTAGCACAGTCCGGTAGTGTACCTGGTT
This Marinoscillum sp. 108 DNA region includes the following protein-coding sequences:
- a CDS encoding TonB-dependent receptor — its product is MRLKLFIVLVFGVNLSAWAQDLCVNQIQGQVLDLDTRQPIPYVTVIVKEEPGKGAITDAQGIFEIKGLCEKEFTLVVSHVGYKEASHHHDSYHDHPTILLASDDHLLESVVVEGIYNQTSLQTISIDRLSSEDFTAAQSESLGELAGRITGISTISTGQNVVKPIIHGLHSNRVLIVNNGVRHEFQNWGIEHAPEIDPSLAGSVEVVKGAATVRYGPDALGGVILVNPPKLELGAGFEGTAGVVAKSNGRSGEGDLQLSYGSDNLVVAVSGAMVGQGDLHTPDYVLTNTGKQEYSYASSLRYHKHSFDLEGYYSHFYQSLGILRGSVNGSLEDLANAMESEVPPGTSPFSYDLNNPRQQVTHDLMKLKGGYVWDNQDISFQYAYQLNHRQEYDVRKGTNNEIPSVDLKLATQTFEVDWNHPDLGHVNGNMGLQWFYQDNNNVPGTNTVPFVPNYNVMRAGLFAVERLEAGSTTYELGLRYDFQYNSVRGRAPSNEIYSNELTYSQLTGSAGLKQNLKNHLNFRSNVGLAWRPPNVSELYIFGKHQASIEYGLWRYAYDNEGKISVSEVLSEEDKPVKPEVGIKWINTLEGEQDGNHWELTAYTNVIRNYIYTRPAGITNTVRGAFPYFIYDQGDALFWGLDAAYRLELTQFWKIEAKSSYVWAMNLKERETFTNIPPARVDVGLDYERKPDFLSSSRVALGLSYVFRYFQEPRVITVREILEAEAEGQDLFVENNEMFDFMAAPDGYFLANLSWSAAVGKWEWSARISNLLNKRYRVYTDRLRYFADQTGRNVQLSLRYRI
- a CDS encoding pyridoxamine 5'-phosphate oxidase family protein — encoded protein: MKESLRTSRYPNRTSEDKELIYNILDEALFCTVAYADSQVAHQIPTGFCRLGDEVFIHGSVKSHFITKLLESDEVSLSVMLFDALVLAPIAFNHSVNYRSAVLYSKARKVHDEAQKARVLSAYTDKYIPGRMSDLPQPTSEELGVTTVLALSIDKSLAKMRSGGVGVDTSKSNVWSGIVPFQTGYGAPEVDHGNSQVETPHYLNQLITRNT
- a CDS encoding diacylglycerol kinase family protein; its protein translation is MKKHLFVINPVSGSANTHELLHDIDRHFSTSHTEFKILQTTGSNDAAAIQHALNTYCPDVVGVAGGDGSINMVAPLLISTGIPLGIIPSGSANGLAGEFGISMDNALQNILSERTSHLDVTLINDRHYMLHMADLGLNASLVRRYEEENRSGFMGYAISAIQELPMLQRHFRVTITSGNSKTAFETNFLVIANTRMYGTGYEVNPVGKFDDQQVELCMMKPLSAELMINNLFLQNQPDRDSELFDIYSYQEVQIQSSTPIDFQSDGEYIGELTDLHIRVLPDQLRIVVPDQS
- a CDS encoding GNAT family N-acetyltransferase — protein: MEVKQEETGHKGSFYVEQEGLRLAEMTYSWAGNDRIIIDHTEVSDKLRGMGVGLQLVEQAVAFAREKGISIIPLCPFARSVFNKKPDLKDVL
- a CDS encoding phosphatase domain-containing protein, producing MRNSVPFLKVYQSFASDHLTIVMGHVLKSPSHQRDRPTRNPFKNALEMYRRYHVKPSAGEKVFLTLAGKVMEVTADRKGFFQFELSTPRDVDTLEVTVALADFPTEYEHLKLEVHRPAEVIVSDIDDTILVSHSTSLIRKLYLLLTKNHQSRQAFDGVKDFYDSLKEGRTEPLFFYVSSSEWNLYDFLESFVADKQLPAGVFLLQDIKSGILDLFRSGGGSHSHKKSKIETLIKVYPEAKFTLIGDSGQKDPDIYQAVALTYPEHIAKIYIRDVRKSRRSKVKQMASALKNSGVDMVFFSE
- a CDS encoding (4Fe-4S)-binding protein, whose amino-acid sequence is MATKEYTNGEVTVVWKSDLCIHSERCFHGLSEVFNPKNRPWINAQGAPTDKIVEQVSKCPSGALSYYLNADGKPVAREVINEEQIVEVIPNGPLMVYGNLKVKLTDGTEATKNKVTAFCRCGGSSNKPFCDGTHKKNGFVG
- a CDS encoding Fur family transcriptional regulator, with translation MKYSELKQILKNHKLRVTDSRMDVLEHFLTHKKALSFKDLEEKFSTYDRVTLYRTLNSFTENGVLHKIPDDSGFATFGVCYDTCSSDHHHHNHMHFKCNECGKIECVDEHLPVIELPGYQIQEANLILNGICKSCGEA
- a CDS encoding GNAT family N-acetyltransferase, giving the protein MSFEPMHQNVEKSQFELNHKGHTALLLYKQNKGSKRIYLVHTEVPEAIQNEGVGQQLVKEALDFVVQNELKVVPLCPLVIAYLKRHPAYHGVIDESSKKDFVR